The following coding sequences lie in one Cydia fagiglandana chromosome 27, ilCydFagi1.1, whole genome shotgun sequence genomic window:
- the LOC134678043 gene encoding facilitated trehalose transporter Tret1-like, whose product MSAKDTKEGTIYKQWLIGAIATTPFLTYGLQNGWISPVIGLLQSDLSPSGRPLTTNEISLVASGISMAAISTAAVFGYLADGIGRRTTLICIVTPQIFCFALKLISAHPACLIVAQVCGGVAAGGSFCVAPTYVKEMAQDSIRGYLASSGILLQSMGMLIMYAMAPYLGYYTLLWILVWLPVLNLAGMFWIPESPAFLVKRGRVEEAIKVISWLREVDGDHKMLERDISILKNEIITSENLPAESWKSILSDKSSRRALCISFLVMTLLAVGGDYGIMAYASVILQHSGVTFAPEVQALAFPALMTLGSLLSAVTIEKLGRKPLIVLGAVFTGVPLAIMGAALVILQGGGYVPQWLPVLSIGVCLFASGQMMSLPFIVISEIFSVQMRSKVLGLISTYGWSLAGSQTLLFAIITEHLGMQTIFFAFAAINLLGTVVCAIIMPETKGKTVEEINKELINRRIC is encoded by the exons ATGTCAGCCAAAGATACCAAGGAGGGTACCATATACAAACAATGGCTTATAGGTGCTATTG CAACCACACCGTTCCTAACCTATGGCCTGCAGAATGGTTGGATCTCGCCCGTGATCGGTCTGCTTCAGTCGGACCTCAGTCCGTCCGGGCGTCCGCTCACCACCAATGAGATCTCGCTCGTGGCCAGCGGTATAAGCATGGCCGCCATCTCCACGGCCGCCGTGTTCGGGTACCTCGCCGATGGCATCGGACGACGGACTACTTTAATATGCATTGTGACACCGCAGATT TTTTGTTTCGCCTTGAAGCTGATATCCGCACACCCCGCCTGCCTGATCGTGGCGCAGGTCTGCGGGGGGGTCGCGGCGGGGGGCTCCTTCTGCGTCGCGCCGACCTACGTCAAGGAGATGGCTCAGGACTCCATCAGAGGATATTTGGCGTCCTCGGGGATTCTGCTGCAG AGCATGGGCATGTTGATAATGTACGCGATGGCTCCATACCTGGGCTACTACACGTTACTCTGGATCCTGGTGTGGCTGCCGGTGTTGAACCTGGCGGGAATGTTCTGGATACCAGAGTCACCGGCGTTCTTGGTGAAGAGGGGGAGAGTTGAG gAAGCCATTAAAGTGATCTCCTGGCTACGAGAAGTGGATGGAGACCACAAGATGCTGGAGCGCGACATTTCCATATTGAAGAACGAAATAATAACCAGTGAGAACTTACCGGCAGAATCTTGGAAGTCTATCT TGTCAGATAAATCATCACGCAGAGCCCTCTGTATCTCGTTCCTGGTGATGACACTGCTGGCCGTGGGGGGCGACTACGGGATCATGGCGTACGCGTCGGTGATCCTGCAGCACTCCGGCGTCACCTTCGCGCCGGAGGTGCAGGCGCTGGCCTTCCCAGCGCTCATGACCCTGGGCTCGCTGCTGTCCGCTGTTACCATTGAGAAGCTCGGGAGAAAG CCCCTCATAGTGCTAGGCGCTGTGTTCACTGGCGTCCCACTCGCCATCATGGGCGCAGCGCTGGTGATCCTGCAGGGCGGCGGGTACGTGCCGCAGTGGCTCCCCGTGCTCAGCATCGGCGTGTGTCTGTTCGCCAGCGGACAGATGATGTCGCTGCCCTTCATCGTCATCTCCGAGATCTTCAGCGTGCAA ATGAGATCGAAAGTTCTCGGCTTAATCTCGACCTACGGCTGGTCGCTGGCCGGCTCGCAGACGCTCCTGTTCGCAATAATAACGGAACACTTGGGCATGCAAACCATATTCTTCGCATTTGCAGCCATCAACCTCTTGGGAACCGTAGTTTGCGCCATCATCATGCCAGAAACTAAAGGGAAGACGGTTGAGGAGATTAACAAAGAATTGATAAACAGAAGGATatgttag
- the LOC134677766 gene encoding zinc finger protein 664-like, protein MGPTAPFKSVVVKEEPSWSDSAVSEADMSTNMHMEQSEHVVKEEVPAPEHVKKEASCEADPLAKLYSEDEVKEEIVLGPETVQRPKMVYTYCVPVEVDVKQDSAGAGGTVVESESETAPCGSETARDPQIKNSLTSIETVEVEPEPAEADEAAGESGSKTKGSSSKLVLKTYICDTCQKVFSDAYHLNRHSRVHTGEKPYTCTICHNKFANSRNLNHHLRIHTGERPYECMVCEKKFTNSSSLHVHERIHTGERPHSCRTCGKQFAQRSTLVLHERTHTGEKPYECKICPKSFIKLANLKLHERSHRGEKPYACKQCDKRFTQSMNLKLHERIHRQDTPETILQQQICTFSNISCDRHE, encoded by the exons ATGGGACCAACTGCACCATTTAAATCAG TGGTTGTTAAGGAAGAGCCATCATGGTCGGACAGCGCAGTGAGCGAGGCAGACATGTCAACCAACATGCACATGGAACAATCGGAACATGTGGTTAAAGAAGAGGTGCCGGCACCGGAGCATGTAAAGAAGGAGGCTTCGTGTGAGGCAGACCCGCTTGCCAAACTGTACTCCGAAGATGAGGTTAAAGAAGAGATTGTGCTGGGACCGGAGACTGTCCAACGGCCTAAAATGGTCTACACATACTGTG TACCAGTCGAGGTGGATGTGAAGCAGGACTCCGCAGGGGCGGGGGGGACAGTAGTCGAGTCTGAGAGCGAGACGGCACCATGCGGGAGTGAGACTGCACGAGATCCACAGATTAAAAACAGCCTGACGTCAATAGAAACGGTGGAGGTGGAGCCGGAGCCTGCAGAGGCGGACGAGGCTGCAGGCGAGAGTGGGAGCAAGACAAAAGGGTCCAGTAGTAAACTAGTACTCAAGACTTACATCTGCGACACATGCCAAAAAGTATTTTCAGATGCATACCATTTGAACAGACATTCAAGAGTCCACACGGGAGAAAAACCATACACCTGCACAATCTGCCATAATAAGTTCGCGAATTCACGGAATTTAAATCATCATCTACGAATACACACTGGAGAAAGACCGTACGAGTGCATGGTGTGTGAAAAAAAGTTTACAAATTCGAGTTCTTTGCATGTACATGAGCGGATTCACACGGGAGAGAGGCCACACTCGTGCAGAACTTGTGGGAAGCAGTTTGCACAAAGAAGCACGTTGGTACTTCACGAACGAACGCACACCGGGGAAAAGCCTTACGAGTGCAAGATATGTCCGAAGAGCTTTATAAAACTGGCCAATTTGAAGTTACATGAGCGATCACACAGAGGGGAGAAACCATACGCATGTAAACAATGTGACAAAAGATTCACACAATCGATGAATTTAAAGCTACATGAACGAATCCACAGGCAAGATACACCTGAAACGATTTTGCAACAACAGATCTGTACGTTTTCTAACATATCGTGTGATCGTCACGAATGA